From Calothrix sp. PCC 6303, a single genomic window includes:
- a CDS encoding FtsK/SpoIIIE domain-containing protein produces the protein MKVQIPTINSLDQNNSKSQYIPFENELDLCCMVRIERENRSIGAFLLNQGDISDENQFQVIFAFQIKGIHDQLYPEEITSISTGISEAMKSILPGEKCTFLLGRYSDDSIRQKYLNQLAENCSLKLPTILIRNEQARVQELTNKGTRSTWQQIVFCTWTADAFGENKTDPLSKLIYHTAKAGRFVLDNVTGRISQRQEQLLNSLLSKAYTEGFIQWEMLFNTKAGLEIKPLKDVELWSWLWNRFNRFSPPPIPQILVSTEDKDNNIKLTEIQNSLKHATTILITGERGRSSCPEHRQCTNRIYIKDKVCGVLTMAETVPAWLNAKEQISWMWKVLSDLHVHDTEAWVEISPANRYLTEDNLHRQAKQTKVARERAFIKGSGRDVGAEIKQEESFDAQKKLYKGAVPLNCAVVFLVYRENAESLDLACDLLCNSFGTAKVVREKHIANQIWLETLPITWRRILHSSSILSERRLVLESETVAGVLPLTLPKELDSKGVEFLTNRGGKPVYIDLFTHTQHALITGKTGSGKSVLLWRFMLDALSQGIPVVGMDIPAADGESSFKTAIALLGDAGAYFDLSRASNNLMEPPDLRRFDLEERTSRMKSWRSFIRNALGVIVMGRLDAPHLAQRVDAILLRSLDIFLSDPDIIERYNLAFSKGWKSPEWQDIPTLKDFVRFCSIARLNISKPEAIDHQAINQITSQIAALLVSPLGNAIAQPSSFSPEPMVKFYALTGLSNDQDSYTMAVAAKAACLRVALSYPKSLFIGDELSVLFRKDGFSAMVGELCATARKDGLSIVLSSQDPDTICQSQAAAMIMQNISYRITGCITSNAVPSFQKYLSYPVEIIAQNASESFFPRRSDLYSCWLIEKGGRFWQTRFYPGKMSLAAVATSQEERITRRAILSQYPNSTKGQLQGLADFTRVFVTALKENKSLSHITEGLKNVQNQE, from the coding sequence ATGAAAGTTCAAATACCAACTATAAATTCTCTTGACCAAAATAATTCTAAATCCCAATATATACCTTTTGAAAACGAACTAGACCTCTGTTGTATGGTTCGCATCGAAAGGGAGAACCGCAGTATTGGAGCATTTTTACTGAACCAAGGTGATATCTCCGATGAAAACCAATTTCAAGTAATTTTCGCATTCCAAATTAAAGGTATCCACGACCAACTTTACCCCGAAGAAATTACATCAATATCAACTGGAATCTCGGAAGCGATGAAATCCATCCTTCCCGGAGAAAAATGTACATTTCTCTTGGGAAGATATTCAGATGATTCAATTAGGCAAAAATATCTCAATCAACTTGCCGAAAATTGTTCCCTAAAACTACCAACAATTTTAATTCGTAACGAACAAGCAAGAGTACAGGAATTAACCAACAAAGGAACAAGGTCAACTTGGCAACAAATAGTATTTTGTACTTGGACTGCGGATGCATTTGGAGAAAATAAAACTGACCCTTTGTCAAAATTAATTTACCACACTGCTAAAGCCGGACGTTTTGTCTTAGATAACGTTACAGGACGCATATCTCAACGACAAGAACAACTTCTAAATAGCCTACTATCAAAAGCATACACTGAAGGGTTTATTCAATGGGAGATGCTGTTTAATACCAAAGCTGGATTGGAAATAAAACCACTCAAAGATGTTGAATTATGGTCATGGTTATGGAATCGATTTAATAGATTTTCTCCTCCTCCAATTCCTCAAATTTTAGTCTCAACAGAAGATAAAGATAATAATATTAAACTAACAGAAATTCAAAACTCTCTCAAACATGCCACAACAATTTTAATCACTGGAGAAAGAGGAAGAAGTTCTTGTCCTGAACACCGTCAATGCACAAACCGCATCTACATCAAAGATAAAGTCTGCGGTGTTCTCACAATGGCAGAAACCGTACCTGCATGGTTAAATGCGAAAGAACAAATTTCATGGATGTGGAAAGTTCTGAGTGATTTGCACGTTCATGACACCGAAGCATGGGTAGAAATATCCCCCGCAAATCGCTACCTTACGGAAGATAATTTACACCGTCAAGCTAAACAAACCAAGGTTGCAAGGGAAAGAGCTTTTATCAAAGGAAGTGGTAGGGATGTTGGTGCGGAAATTAAGCAAGAGGAAAGTTTTGACGCGCAGAAAAAGTTATACAAAGGTGCTGTTCCTCTCAACTGTGCGGTAGTATTTTTGGTCTACCGTGAAAATGCAGAAAGCTTAGATCTTGCATGTGATTTACTCTGTAACAGCTTCGGAACAGCCAAAGTAGTGCGGGAAAAACACATTGCGAACCAAATCTGGTTAGAAACTTTACCCATCACCTGGAGACGAATTTTACACTCCAGTTCAATTCTGAGCGAACGTAGATTGGTACTGGAAAGTGAAACTGTGGCTGGAGTTTTACCCCTAACTCTTCCCAAAGAACTCGACTCCAAAGGTGTCGAATTCCTCACTAACCGAGGTGGAAAACCAGTATATATCGACTTATTTACCCATACTCAGCACGCATTAATTACAGGGAAAACTGGTTCCGGAAAATCAGTATTGTTGTGGCGATTTATGCTTGATGCATTGTCACAGGGAATACCAGTGGTAGGGATGGATATTCCCGCAGCAGACGGTGAAAGTTCATTTAAAACAGCGATCGCACTATTGGGAGACGCAGGTGCTTATTTCGATTTATCCCGTGCTTCCAATAACTTGATGGAACCTCCAGATTTAAGACGTTTCGACCTAGAAGAGAGAACTTCACGGATGAAATCATGGCGTTCGTTTATACGTAATGCTTTAGGAGTCATCGTCATGGGACGGTTGGATGCACCCCATTTAGCACAACGAGTTGATGCTATTTTACTGCGATCGCTCGACATCTTTTTGAGTGACCCTGATATTATCGAACGGTATAATTTGGCATTCTCCAAAGGTTGGAAATCTCCCGAATGGCAGGATATACCAACTTTGAAAGACTTTGTTCGCTTCTGTTCAATTGCACGCTTGAATATCTCTAAACCTGAAGCGATTGACCACCAAGCGATTAATCAAATAACCAGTCAGATAGCAGCATTATTAGTAAGTCCTCTGGGGAATGCGATCGCACAACCAAGTAGTTTCTCTCCCGAACCAATGGTCAAATTTTACGCCTTAACTGGACTAAGTAACGACCAAGATTCTTACACGATGGCAGTTGCGGCAAAAGCTGCATGTTTACGGGTCGCTCTTTCCTATCCAAAAAGCCTATTTATCGGTGATGAGCTATCAGTATTGTTCCGCAAGGATGGATTCAGTGCAATGGTGGGGGAACTCTGCGCTACCGCACGTAAGGACGGATTGAGTATAGTTTTATCCAGTCAAGACCCAGATACGATTTGCCAATCACAAGCAGCAGCAATGATTATGCAGAATATCAGTTACCGAATTACTGGTTGCATTACTTCAAATGCAGTTCCTTCGTTTCAAAAATATCTGTCATATCCAGTTGAAATCATCGCTCAAAATGCTTCCGAATCCTTCTTTCCCCGACGTTCTGATTTGTATTCATGTTGGTTAATTGAAAAAGGAGGACGCTTTTGGCAAACTCGATTCTACCCAGGAAAAATGTCTTTAGCAGCAGTCGCAACTAGTCAGGAGGAACGCATTACACGTCGAGCAATTTTGTCCCAATACCCGAATAGCACCAAAGGACAATTACAGGGATTAGCTGATTTTACAAGAGTTTTCGTAACTGCCCTCAAAGAAAATAAAAGCTTATCGCATATTACTGAAGGACTTAAAAATGTACAAAATCAAGAATAA